From the Chitinolyticbacter meiyuanensis genome, one window contains:
- a CDS encoding catecholate siderophore receptor Fiu: MAYIRSRKHGAQAAPVLKSTTAATLLALAVPGAVVAAETTLPTVTVSAPTEQAEYKADRVSSPKFTEPLINTTQTISVITEELIKEQGATTLTEALRNSPGVSTFFLGENGNTNTGDAIYMRGFDSSSSIYVDGVRDLGSVSRDMFNITSVEVTKGPAGTDYGRSAPTGAINLVTKRAGKDDASSGSLAVGDDYLRATADLNRAITAVEGAAMRVNVMGQKAGVDGRDEVENDRWGVAASLAYGLGSSTRAYFDVLHVQQNNMPDGGVPTIGLPGYTSPDPARPFLTNAGKVNPENFYGTTSDFDDVRTDMLTLTLEHDLSPNATVRNTTRWGKTRQDYLLTAFMGTAANLLTPNPVDPSTWTLARSTPTNKNQVNEILTNQTNLNATVATGALVHDISAGLELTSEQQTNYSVVRTGAWPAANLYDPDPNVSGLRWEKNGGHADGETRTVAAYLFDTIKINEQWQVNGGVRLEHYKTTYQNIAACGGTGNSAIPCGGALTGSLVTAADLKDSDNLFNWKLGALYKPAPNGSIYVNFATSQQPPGGSNFTLSSSANNAGNPNYEPQEAETAELGTKWDLLDQQLSLTAAVYRTVVRNEIEQDPVDLQYYQTGKKRVQGVELGVVGQITKNWGVSAGFTVMDTKVLSGASVGNDADSRDLNYTPKNAFTSWTSYNFGHGLTVGGGARYVGKLQRGKDGAVGTPKYAEAYWVVDAMASYAVTKNVDLQLNLYNLFDEDYVAAINKSGYRYTPGTPRSARLTANFAF; this comes from the coding sequence ATGGCCTACATCCGTAGCCGCAAACACGGTGCGCAAGCCGCGCCCGTTCTCAAATCCACCACTGCCGCCACGCTGCTTGCACTCGCCGTTCCTGGCGCGGTCGTTGCCGCTGAAACCACGCTGCCCACAGTGACGGTGAGCGCGCCGACCGAGCAGGCCGAATACAAGGCGGACCGCGTATCGTCGCCCAAGTTTACCGAGCCACTGATCAATACCACCCAGACCATCTCCGTGATCACGGAAGAACTGATCAAGGAGCAAGGTGCCACCACGCTGACCGAAGCGCTGCGCAACAGCCCGGGCGTGAGCACCTTCTTCCTCGGCGAGAACGGTAACACCAATACCGGCGATGCAATCTACATGCGTGGCTTCGACAGCTCGAGCAGCATTTATGTGGATGGCGTGCGCGATCTGGGCTCGGTGTCCCGCGATATGTTCAACATCACCTCGGTGGAAGTCACCAAGGGGCCGGCTGGTACCGACTATGGTCGTAGCGCGCCGACCGGCGCCATCAATCTGGTGACCAAGCGCGCGGGCAAGGATGATGCCAGTTCCGGCTCGCTGGCTGTGGGTGACGACTACCTGCGCGCCACTGCCGACCTGAACCGTGCCATCACCGCGGTGGAAGGCGCGGCGATGCGTGTGAATGTGATGGGCCAGAAGGCTGGCGTGGATGGCCGCGACGAGGTCGAGAACGATCGCTGGGGCGTGGCCGCTTCGCTGGCCTATGGCCTTGGTTCGTCGACGCGCGCGTATTTCGACGTATTGCACGTGCAACAGAACAATATGCCGGATGGTGGCGTACCGACGATCGGTCTGCCGGGCTACACCAGCCCCGATCCGGCTCGTCCTTTCCTCACCAACGCTGGCAAGGTCAACCCGGAAAACTTCTACGGCACCACGTCCGATTTCGACGATGTGCGTACCGACATGCTGACGCTGACGCTGGAGCACGATCTGTCGCCGAATGCGACGGTGCGCAACACCACCCGTTGGGGCAAGACCCGTCAGGACTATCTGCTGACCGCTTTCATGGGCACGGCAGCCAACCTGTTGACGCCTAATCCGGTCGATCCCTCGACCTGGACGCTGGCACGTAGCACTCCGACCAACAAGAACCAGGTCAACGAGATCCTGACCAACCAGACCAACCTGAATGCCACGGTGGCAACCGGCGCCTTGGTGCACGACATCAGCGCGGGCCTGGAACTTACCAGCGAGCAGCAGACCAATTATTCAGTGGTGCGTACCGGCGCTTGGCCGGCTGCCAACCTGTATGACCCGGATCCTAATGTCAGTGGCCTTCGCTGGGAAAAGAATGGCGGGCATGCTGACGGCGAAACCCGCACCGTAGCGGCCTACCTGTTCGATACCATCAAGATCAACGAGCAGTGGCAGGTGAATGGTGGCGTGCGTCTGGAGCACTACAAGACCACGTACCAGAATATCGCGGCTTGCGGTGGTACCGGCAACAGCGCGATCCCTTGCGGGGGCGCGCTGACCGGCTCTCTGGTGACGGCTGCGGATCTCAAGGATTCGGACAATCTCTTCAACTGGAAGCTCGGCGCGCTGTACAAGCCGGCGCCCAATGGCTCGATCTACGTCAACTTCGCTACCTCGCAGCAGCCCCCGGGCGGCTCCAATTTCACGCTGTCGAGCAGCGCGAACAACGCTGGCAACCCGAACTACGAGCCACAAGAGGCGGAGACCGCTGAACTTGGCACCAAGTGGGACCTGCTGGATCAGCAATTGTCGTTGACCGCTGCGGTCTACCGCACGGTGGTGCGCAACGAGATCGAGCAGGATCCAGTCGACTTGCAGTACTACCAGACTGGCAAGAAGCGCGTTCAGGGTGTCGAGCTGGGCGTGGTGGGCCAGATCACCAAGAACTGGGGCGTCAGCGCGGGTTTCACGGTGATGGATACCAAGGTGTTGAGCGGCGCCAGCGTCGGCAACGATGCGGATAGCCGCGACTTGAACTACACCCCGAAGAACGCCTTCACCTCCTGGACTTCCTACAACTTCGGCCATGGCCTGACCGTGGGCGGTGGCGCGCGCTACGTCGGTAAGCTGCAGCGC
- a CDS encoding energy transducer TonB, which produces MSTNRYVVVGGVVAAHVVLIYAALHAAGLVKPPEPVVMPVLTYVELPAPPRPEPPAPKAQPEPPKPQPRPQPKKSPPKVQQPAPLKAPPTENSPVVPPAEPAPAPAPVPAPAPAPAPAPAPAAETPLSEPVFNAAYLNNPKPSYPRQSQLLREEGTVVVRVRVSEAGLPVSTELARSSGFSRLDNAALDVVKRWRFKPAMRGKEAVEATVNVPVRFQLDS; this is translated from the coding sequence ATGTCTACGAATCGCTATGTGGTCGTGGGCGGCGTCGTTGCCGCTCACGTCGTCCTGATCTATGCAGCCTTGCACGCTGCTGGGCTGGTGAAGCCGCCGGAACCAGTGGTGATGCCGGTACTGACCTATGTCGAATTGCCGGCACCTCCACGCCCGGAGCCGCCTGCGCCTAAGGCGCAGCCCGAGCCGCCGAAGCCGCAGCCCCGCCCTCAGCCGAAGAAGTCTCCGCCCAAGGTGCAGCAACCCGCACCGCTCAAGGCGCCGCCGACGGAGAATTCCCCGGTGGTGCCGCCCGCTGAGCCGGCCCCGGCGCCAGCCCCTGTTCCCGCACCAGCGCCCGCTCCGGCACCGGCACCAGCGCCCGCAGCGGAAACGCCACTCAGCGAGCCGGTGTTCAATGCGGCCTATCTCAACAACCCCAAGCCCTCCTACCCACGCCAGTCCCAGCTGTTGCGCGAAGAGGGCACGGTAGTGGTCCGTGTACGCGTCAGTGAGGCAGGCCTGCCCGTATCGACTGAGCTTGCCAGGAGCAGTGGTTTTAGCCGGCTGGATAATGCGGCGCTTGATGTGGTGAAGCGCTGGCGTTTCAAGCCGGCGATGCGAGGCAAGGAAGCGGTAGAGGCGACGGTGAACGTGCCAGTGCGGTTCCAGCTCGACAGCTGA
- a CDS encoding DUF3850 domain-containing protein, giving the protein MKTHDLKIRPVWFRLQREGLKPFEVRRDDRDFQVGDRLLLREITEGLMPEYTGQTLLVEVTCALDDSVPGIQRGYVLLGTRHVEGHQS; this is encoded by the coding sequence ATGAAAACCCACGACCTCAAGATCCGGCCGGTGTGGTTCCGCCTCCAACGGGAAGGCCTCAAACCCTTCGAAGTGCGTCGCGATGACCGTGATTTCCAAGTCGGCGACCGCTTGTTGCTTCGCGAAATCACCGAAGGCCTGATGCCCGAGTACACCGGGCAAACGTTGCTTGTCGAAGTGACGTGCGCCCTCGACGACTCTGTTCCCGGCATCCAGCGCGGCTACGTCCTGCTCGGCACCCGTCATGTCGAGGGTCACCAATCATGA
- a CDS encoding protein rep — translation MQRTAQQLLPDESVSGCHRFISNANWSGEVLVVQRPEGGTSYRGVQTCGSVWHCPVCANKIAEQRRAELFAGMATHRAQGGRCYMLTLTFPHRIDQDLAECLEGLRKALKTFKASRQWRTVRERIGFKGTVRALEVTHGENGWHPHTHELVFANGDEESVLAELESLRDYWAKAVHKAGLGQISIHGFQVGGADKAASYVTKYGDTDPADDSRWDASREMTRQHSKLGRRKGRTPFALLHDAMIGDGEAKLLFQEYAREFKGARQLYYTPGLRAYLGLDDISDEQLAAADQDDAPGDEPQRVLWHCTRDEWKLLLLTNMRGEFLDIAAKHGTDGCFLFLKALRLRQAGRDVTPTFINPEIQP, via the coding sequence ATGCAACGCACCGCCCAGCAACTGCTGCCGGACGAATCCGTCTCGGGCTGCCATCGCTTCATCAGCAACGCCAACTGGTCCGGCGAAGTCCTGGTGGTGCAACGCCCGGAAGGCGGCACCAGCTACCGGGGCGTGCAGACCTGCGGCAGCGTCTGGCATTGCCCGGTGTGCGCCAACAAGATTGCCGAGCAACGCCGCGCCGAGCTGTTCGCCGGCATGGCGACCCACCGCGCCCAGGGTGGTCGCTGCTACATGCTGACCCTGACCTTCCCCCACCGCATCGACCAGGATCTGGCCGAATGCCTGGAAGGCCTGCGCAAGGCGCTCAAGACCTTCAAGGCCTCACGCCAGTGGCGCACGGTCCGCGAGCGCATCGGCTTCAAGGGCACGGTCCGCGCGCTGGAAGTGACCCACGGCGAGAACGGCTGGCATCCGCACACCCATGAGCTGGTCTTTGCCAATGGCGACGAAGAATCGGTGCTGGCCGAGCTGGAGTCACTGCGCGACTACTGGGCCAAGGCGGTGCACAAGGCCGGCCTCGGCCAGATCAGCATTCACGGCTTTCAGGTCGGCGGTGCCGACAAGGCCGCGTCCTACGTCACCAAGTACGGCGACACCGATCCGGCCGACGACAGCCGCTGGGACGCCTCGCGCGAGATGACGCGCCAGCATTCCAAGCTCGGTCGCCGCAAGGGCCGCACCCCGTTCGCCCTGCTGCACGACGCCATGATCGGCGACGGCGAAGCCAAGTTGCTGTTCCAGGAATACGCCCGCGAGTTCAAGGGCGCGCGACAGCTCTATTACACCCCCGGCCTGCGTGCCTATCTCGGCCTCGATGACATCAGCGACGAGCAACTGGCCGCCGCCGACCAGGACGACGCACCGGGCGATGAGCCGCAGCGCGTGCTGTGGCACTGCACCCGTGACGAGTGGAAGTTGCTGCTGCTCACCAACATGCGCGGCGAGTTCCTCGACATCGCCGCCAAGCACGGCACCGACGGGTGCTTCCTGTTCCTCAAGGCGCTCCGCCTTCGGCAAGCGGGGCGTGACGTCACGCCGACCTTTATCAATCCGGAGATTCAACCATGA
- a CDS encoding DUF2523 family protein: protein MPLPAVLGAAIWTTLAAALPTIIGRILLALGLTAVSYTGIDVLFDDGLQWVMGLFGDVDPEVWAILKFLGVEGMIKVHSAVFVSIATLIMGERFIRMLAK from the coding sequence ATGCCATTACCCGCCGTCCTGGGCGCCGCGATCTGGACCACGCTGGCCGCCGCACTCCCTACCATCATCGGCCGCATCCTGCTCGCCTTGGGTCTGACCGCTGTCTCCTACACCGGTATCGACGTGTTGTTCGACGACGGCCTGCAATGGGTGATGGGCCTGTTCGGCGATGTCGATCCCGAGGTGTGGGCCATCCTCAAGTTCCTCGGCGTCGAAGGCATGATCAAGGTGCACAGCGCGGTGTTCGTCTCCATCGCCACGCTGATCATGGGCGAGCGCTTCATTCGGATGCTGGCCAAATGA
- a CDS encoding zonular occludens toxin domain-containing protein, protein MSNAVATLFTGLQGNGKTLAVVTHIAELAAKLTADDPPIYTHGIKALSINRCASLLDPNKWYELEVGVTVVIDEAQKVFPTRPNGSARPAKVAAFEDMRHSGKQAILITQHPGLIDSDLRKLINRHVHLERIMGRQMSQWLEWPKVHTPENKADRKKAASHFWAFPTKNYALYKSAEVHNLKPAMPKALKYTIGIMLAGVLLAIAAGVFIMMQAKNPGIASAEASSPASAPAGQAAPQPAGQFTREEKLDYFAARVPRLAGLPHTAPAYDDITAPRIAPKPVACAVMGDTCKCFTQQATLIPQMDQATCKRIVAEGWFDESADQVAESPARIPKLPS, encoded by the coding sequence ATGAGCAACGCCGTCGCCACGCTCTTCACTGGCCTGCAGGGCAACGGCAAAACGCTCGCCGTTGTCACTCATATCGCCGAACTGGCCGCCAAGCTCACGGCTGATGATCCGCCGATCTACACCCACGGTATCAAGGCACTGAGCATCAACCGGTGCGCCTCGTTGCTCGACCCGAACAAGTGGTATGAGCTCGAAGTGGGCGTCACCGTGGTCATCGACGAAGCGCAAAAGGTCTTTCCCACACGGCCGAACGGCTCGGCCAGACCGGCCAAGGTCGCCGCCTTCGAAGATATGCGCCACAGCGGCAAGCAAGCCATTCTGATCACCCAACATCCCGGCCTGATCGATAGCGACCTGCGCAAGTTGATCAACCGGCACGTCCACCTTGAACGGATCATGGGCCGGCAGATGTCGCAGTGGCTTGAATGGCCGAAAGTGCACACGCCGGAGAACAAGGCCGACCGCAAAAAGGCCGCCTCGCACTTCTGGGCATTCCCGACGAAGAACTACGCGCTTTACAAGTCCGCTGAGGTACACAACCTCAAGCCGGCCATGCCCAAGGCGCTCAAGTACACCATCGGCATCATGCTCGCTGGCGTCCTGCTGGCGATCGCAGCCGGTGTCTTCATCATGATGCAGGCCAAAAACCCCGGCATCGCTTCGGCCGAAGCTTCCAGCCCAGCGTCTGCACCAGCTGGCCAAGCTGCACCGCAACCGGCTGGCCAATTTACCCGCGAAGAAAAGCTCGACTACTTCGCCGCACGTGTCCCGCGGCTGGCTGGGCTACCTCACACCGCCCCGGCCTACGACGACATCACCGCCCCACGCATCGCGCCAAAGCCGGTCGCCTGCGCCGTGATGGGCGACACCTGCAAGTGCTTCACCCAGCAAGCCACCCTGATCCCGCAAATGGATCAAGCCACCTGCAAACGCATCGTGGCCGAAGGCTGGTTCGATGAATCGGCCGACCAGGTCGCGGAATCGCCAGCACGTATCCCCAAGCTCCCCTCGTAA
- a CDS encoding DNA-binding protein, translated as MARTGLSFEQVEAAAKRVQARGERITLRSVRAELGEGSLTTIQRHLADFQGSGKRQTANKVDAALELPEKIVEAILGEIEAARSAAIEELQTELADLQADRDSLAAEVDRLTEALNEANEERAQAKGEVIAMGRTLAQYTLDCSVEIEKVRKDLGGKLELEREARHKAEIRATEQAGLAQRMQDVACELREQLAKLDGKAPGAKASSTPTAAKTLGVSTSRKTPGQLFINPKDASQTWTGKGKRPQWVSDWLDQGGTIVQLMADGGNEVGNG; from the coding sequence ATGGCACGGACGGGATTGAGTTTCGAGCAGGTCGAGGCAGCAGCTAAGCGTGTCCAGGCGCGCGGGGAGCGCATCACACTACGATCGGTGAGGGCGGAGCTGGGGGAAGGGTCGCTAACAACCATCCAGCGCCACCTGGCTGATTTTCAGGGCAGCGGGAAGCGTCAGACAGCCAACAAGGTGGACGCAGCACTTGAGCTGCCAGAGAAGATCGTGGAGGCCATCCTAGGCGAGATCGAGGCGGCGAGATCCGCAGCCATTGAGGAGCTGCAGACCGAGCTCGCAGATCTGCAAGCCGATCGCGATAGCCTGGCAGCCGAGGTGGACCGATTGACCGAGGCACTTAACGAGGCAAATGAGGAACGCGCACAAGCCAAGGGCGAAGTCATCGCAATGGGTCGCACCCTAGCCCAATACACCCTGGATTGCAGCGTGGAGATAGAGAAGGTACGCAAAGACCTTGGCGGAAAACTAGAGCTTGAGCGCGAGGCACGCCACAAGGCCGAGATTCGCGCCACCGAACAAGCAGGCCTGGCGCAGCGTATGCAGGACGTCGCTTGCGAGCTACGCGAGCAGCTGGCCAAGCTCGATGGTAAAGCGCCAGGCGCAAAAGCATCGAGCACGCCCACTGCCGCAAAAACACTTGGTGTTTCGACATCGAGAAAAACACCTGGTCAACTGTTCATCAATCCCAAAGACGCGTCGCAGACCTGGACAGGGAAAGGGAAGCGACCGCAGTGGGTATCCGACTGGCTCGACCAGGGCGGGACGATAGTCCAGTTGATGGCAGACGGCGGCAACGAGGTCGGCAACGGTTAA
- a CDS encoding DUF2726 domain-containing protein codes for MGDTLPLECHPAKLIACKRLPAGGVMGSLLFVVLLIVVVGVGVTVLKGKVGKDEGGGTIGSGISPSNLQAKAVLTEREQPMYWRLVEAFPEHVVLSQVSFSQLVSAKGGNRSQNLQLFRRISQKTADFVLCRKDFSVIAVIELDDSSHKGKETKDAERDGFLKQAGIKTLRVKQPPPVELLRQAFASKASAEQVVKHEAKASP; via the coding sequence ATGGGCGACACGCTGCCGCTTGAGTGCCACCCCGCCAAGCTGATAGCTTGCAAACGTTTGCCAGCTGGGGGTGTTATGGGATCGCTACTGTTCGTTGTGCTGTTAATTGTCGTTGTTGGTGTTGGCGTGACGGTTTTGAAGGGCAAGGTAGGCAAAGACGAGGGCGGTGGAACAATAGGTAGCGGCATCTCGCCCTCGAATCTGCAAGCTAAAGCGGTACTGACTGAGCGTGAACAACCCATGTACTGGCGCTTGGTTGAAGCCTTCCCTGAGCACGTCGTCTTGTCTCAGGTGTCGTTCTCACAGCTCGTTTCGGCCAAGGGCGGTAACCGCAGCCAGAACCTCCAGCTTTTCCGGCGTATCAGCCAGAAAACAGCCGATTTCGTCCTGTGCCGCAAAGACTTTTCCGTTATCGCGGTGATCGAATTGGACGACAGTTCGCACAAGGGAAAAGAAACCAAAGACGCTGAGCGCGATGGCTTCTTGAAGCAGGCAGGCATTAAGACGCTGAGGGTCAAGCAGCCCCCGCCAGTGGAGCTGTTGCGGCAAGCCTTCGCGTCTAAGGCATCAGCTGAGCAGGTTGTGAAGCATGAGGCCAAAGCGAGCCCCTAG
- a CDS encoding recombinase family protein — translation MLIGYARVSTKEQETHLQLDALAAAGCDVIHQEKRSGKELSKRPVLNSILSGIGPGDTLVILKLDRMARSLKDLLTIIEMIKQSGADFRSLSESIDTSTPMGRMMTHVVGAFAQFERELISERTRMGIQAAVARGSKPGRPRGMSAEDEAEAVRLWHGGMVTNKSELARRYGVHISSIKRAISRAEATAQAELFEA, via the coding sequence ATGCTGATCGGTTACGCCCGAGTCTCAACCAAAGAGCAGGAAACCCACCTACAACTCGACGCACTGGCGGCCGCTGGGTGCGACGTGATCCACCAAGAGAAGCGCTCCGGCAAGGAGCTTTCCAAGCGGCCAGTCCTCAACAGCATCCTCTCTGGAATCGGTCCCGGCGATACGCTCGTTATCCTCAAGCTAGACCGCATGGCCCGATCACTCAAAGACCTGCTGACCATCATCGAGATGATCAAGCAAAGCGGCGCCGACTTCCGTTCCCTCTCTGAGAGCATCGACACCTCGACACCGATGGGGCGGATGATGACGCACGTCGTCGGTGCGTTTGCCCAGTTCGAGCGCGAGTTGATATCAGAGCGCACCCGCATGGGCATACAAGCTGCAGTAGCCAGAGGCTCTAAGCCCGGCCGGCCACGGGGAATGTCCGCAGAGGACGAAGCAGAAGCGGTACGCCTTTGGCACGGTGGCATGGTAACCAACAAGAGCGAGTTGGCCAGGCGCTACGGCGTGCACATCAGCAGCATCAAACGCGCAATCAGCAGGGCAGAAGCTACAGCCCAAGCCGAACTGTTCGAAGCTTAG
- a CDS encoding ChaB family protein, protein MPYSSLKQLPDGVRDHLPKHAQEIYRAAFNSAWDEYHHDESRAHRVAWAAVKQKYEKNEKSGAWHTKSD, encoded by the coding sequence ATGCCCTACTCCTCGTTGAAGCAGTTGCCAGATGGCGTACGCGACCATCTGCCCAAGCATGCTCAGGAAATCTACCGCGCGGCATTCAACAGCGCTTGGGATGAGTATCACCACGACGAATCGCGTGCCCATCGCGTTGCGTGGGCAGCGGTAAAGCAAAAGTACGAGAAGAACGAGAAAAGCGGAGCGTGGCACACCAAGTCGGACTGA
- a CDS encoding PRC-barrel domain-containing protein encodes MQNQSGTYSNQQQGGARIVGSQDTFDTAAGPGPNLMLADTLEGNDVVNPAGDDLGHIKGIMLDVQRGRIAYAVLSFGGFLGMGNKLFAIPWQALTLDTDEKQFVLNISEDKLKNAPGFDKDHWPSMADPSWADEVHRYYQTEPYWH; translated from the coding sequence ATGCAAAACCAATCCGGCACCTACTCCAACCAGCAGCAAGGCGGCGCCCGTATCGTGGGCAGCCAGGACACCTTTGATACGGCAGCCGGCCCCGGCCCGAACCTGATGCTGGCCGATACGCTGGAAGGCAACGATGTGGTCAATCCGGCTGGCGACGACCTCGGGCACATTAAGGGCATCATGCTGGACGTTCAGCGCGGCCGTATCGCCTATGCTGTGCTGTCGTTCGGTGGCTTCCTCGGCATGGGCAACAAGCTGTTTGCCATTCCTTGGCAGGCGCTGACGCTCGATACCGACGAGAAGCAGTTCGTGCTGAACATCAGCGAAGACAAACTAAAGAATGCCCCTGGCTTCGACAAGGATCATTGGCCGAGCATGGCCGATCCGAGCTGGGCAGACGAAGTGCACCGCTACTACCAGACCGAGCCGTACTGGCACTAA
- a CDS encoding tyrosine-type recombinase/integrase, whose amino-acid sequence MATYRKRSSGWRAEVARKGVRDSGTFDTKAEAVAWATQREAEILAGENGIVTDRTLADAFERYGNEVSPGKRGARWELTRLRAFQRRKPEPFFPFLDQPLHSITAADWAAWRDRRLTEVGPATVNREMNLVHSVLEIARREWQWIDSHQLSDVRRPSNPPPRDRRISDDEIERMCLALGYIRGERPKSKSQYVAVAFLLALETAMRASELCGLTWDRINLSGRYVTLQQTKNGDRRNVPLSRAAIALFQLLDRMPEPALQVTPATLDVLWRRAREQAVIADLHFHDSRHEALTRLAKKLGVLELARMVGHRDLKSLMIYYNATATEIAAQLD is encoded by the coding sequence ATGGCCACATACCGTAAGCGCTCGTCCGGCTGGCGCGCCGAAGTTGCCCGCAAGGGGGTTCGTGACTCAGGCACGTTCGATACCAAGGCCGAGGCGGTGGCCTGGGCGACGCAGCGCGAGGCCGAGATACTGGCCGGGGAAAACGGCATTGTCACTGATCGCACGTTAGCCGATGCCTTCGAACGCTATGGCAACGAGGTGAGCCCAGGCAAGCGCGGTGCTCGTTGGGAGCTCACTCGACTGCGCGCATTCCAGCGCCGCAAGCCGGAACCGTTCTTCCCTTTTTTGGACCAGCCGTTGCATTCGATTACCGCGGCCGACTGGGCTGCTTGGCGTGACCGACGCTTAACAGAAGTTGGCCCTGCGACGGTGAACCGCGAGATGAACCTTGTGCATTCGGTGTTGGAAATTGCTCGCCGTGAATGGCAGTGGATCGACTCGCACCAGCTATCTGATGTGCGCCGGCCAAGTAACCCCCCGCCTCGCGACCGACGTATCAGCGACGACGAGATCGAGCGCATGTGCCTAGCGCTCGGCTACATTCGCGGCGAGCGCCCCAAGTCCAAGAGCCAGTATGTTGCCGTGGCTTTCCTGCTAGCGCTTGAAACAGCCATGCGTGCCAGCGAGCTATGCGGGCTGACCTGGGACCGGATCAACCTGTCCGGACGCTACGTCACCTTGCAGCAGACCAAGAACGGGGACCGCCGCAACGTGCCTTTGTCACGGGCGGCAATCGCGCTTTTCCAGCTGCTGGACCGGATGCCCGAACCTGCGTTGCAAGTCACCCCCGCCACGCTTGATGTGTTGTGGCGCAGGGCACGTGAACAGGCTGTGATCGCTGATCTGCACTTTCACGACAGCCGCCACGAGGCGTTGACGCGGCTGGCGAAAAAGCTGGGCGTGCTCGAACTAGCGCGGATGGTCGGGCACCGTGACCTTAAAAGCTTGATGATCTACTACAACGCGACGGCGACCGAGATCGCGGCACAGCTGGATTGA
- a CDS encoding helix-turn-helix transcriptional regulator — protein MTDAMLQKLDQLIAATKAASIPYESRWLDADGVGAMLCYSGRQVLETIACRPEFPKPLRVNGSGHPRWLASEVQRWADDERKRPTRISPVASNDDEAQAVSGRKKPGPRRKHQ, from the coding sequence ATGACGGATGCAATGCTTCAAAAGCTCGACCAACTGATCGCCGCAACCAAGGCCGCAAGCATCCCTTATGAATCGCGCTGGCTGGATGCGGACGGGGTAGGGGCGATGCTCTGCTATTCGGGCAGGCAGGTGCTGGAAACGATCGCTTGCCGGCCTGAGTTTCCGAAGCCGTTGCGGGTAAATGGTTCCGGGCATCCGCGTTGGCTGGCCAGCGAAGTTCAGCGCTGGGCCGACGACGAGCGCAAGCGCCCGACGCGCATCTCGCCGGTGGCCAGCAACGATGACGAAGCCCAAGCAGTTAGCGGCAGAAAGAAGCCAGGGCCAAGACGTAAGCACCAGTAG
- a CDS encoding DNA cytosine methyltransferase has protein sequence MIAISAIDLLCGAGGFTEGARRAKRASVHVVWAANHKQACVDTHKANHPETQHECQDIHQANWHEVPAHDLCLAAPCCQGHSPARGKANGNPQHDASRSTAWAPVSAIEVCRPRLGALIENVPEFMQWRLYPAWVAAMNSLGLAVSPHVVDLADLGVPQHRRRLFIALTRSKHPIKLRLPQHSHVPASSFLRLDEGAWSPIEKPGRSNATLRRVARGRAEFGDTFLMPYYSSGSGLTGRSIDRPIGTITTRDRWAIVKGDQMRMLSVPEARDAMTFGQDYKLPSQRRLAMEMLGNAIPPEGAAKVIDAFLEAA, from the coding sequence ATGATCGCCATTTCCGCGATAGACCTGTTGTGCGGCGCCGGCGGATTCACAGAAGGCGCACGGCGCGCTAAGCGTGCGTCGGTGCATGTCGTATGGGCAGCAAACCACAAACAGGCCTGCGTCGATACGCACAAAGCCAACCATCCCGAAACGCAGCACGAATGCCAGGATATTCATCAGGCCAACTGGCACGAGGTGCCGGCGCATGACTTATGCTTGGCAGCGCCTTGCTGCCAAGGCCACAGCCCGGCCAGAGGCAAGGCCAACGGCAACCCGCAGCATGACGCCAGCCGGTCGACGGCTTGGGCACCGGTATCTGCCATTGAGGTGTGCCGGCCACGCCTCGGGGCGCTGATCGAGAACGTGCCTGAGTTCATGCAATGGCGCTTGTACCCAGCATGGGTTGCCGCCATGAACTCGCTGGGCTTGGCTGTCTCGCCTCATGTGGTCGACTTGGCCGACTTGGGCGTACCGCAGCACCGGCGCCGCCTGTTCATCGCACTGACTCGCAGTAAGCACCCGATCAAGCTGCGGTTGCCACAGCACAGTCATGTGCCAGCCTCGTCGTTCCTCCGGCTCGATGAAGGCGCATGGAGCCCCATCGAGAAGCCGGGGCGCTCGAACGCTACCCTGCGGCGAGTAGCGCGTGGCCGTGCCGAGTTCGGCGACACGTTTCTGATGCCGTACTACAGCAGCGGCTCTGGTCTGACCGGACGGAGCATTGATCGACCGATCGGCACTATCACCACCCGCGACCGCTGGGCCATCGTGAAGGGCGACCAGATGCGCATGCTATCTGTACCAGAGGCCCGCGACGCAATGACCTTTGGGCAGGACTACAAGCTGCCGAGTCAACGACGCTTGGCCATGGAGATGCTGGGCAATGCGATCCCACCCGAGGGCGCCGCGAAGGTGATCGACGCATTCTTGGAGGCGGCATGA